A region from the Streptomyces tsukubensis genome encodes:
- a CDS encoding erythromycin esterase family protein, with protein sequence MTISDPSTPRRTVLRAASAVALGGLVAATAPATAATAAPVPPAAAGPPGPDPLPALRRAARPLADLRPLEDMVGAAAIVGVGEATHSSREFFRTKNRIFRQLVEHRGFTTFMLETPWSSGVRLNAYVLRGEGDLRQIMEEEFQSSYLLWRTREYLDLLRWMRQYNLRRPDRPVRFAGNDCSYAGPELFDAVTAHVADRRPELLPRLRALYAASRPVGTLHEWTERYLTRPIPERRAMAAEVAEALELVESVPAGTGAAAREHAWAVQHARAIAQVGEFYTHDYFASAEARAEMMLYRDRIMAENTVRWHRLTGEKVLLSAHNGHVGYESTRPDMYPRLQGAFIRDLMGSAYICAGFTFGRGSFNAMDLDDPAEPIRRFSVGPAAPGSNEETLERVRPGNGNGNGNYYIDMRTAAPSARRWLGRTRPTRSIGNSWPEAPLDTDLLSSYDVLIHLSRISAADRI encoded by the coding sequence ATGACGATCTCCGATCCGAGTACACCTCGCCGTACCGTGCTGCGCGCCGCGTCCGCCGTCGCCCTGGGCGGGCTGGTCGCTGCCACCGCCCCGGCCACCGCCGCCACCGCCGCTCCCGTGCCCCCGGCCGCCGCCGGGCCTCCCGGCCCCGATCCCCTGCCCGCGCTGCGGCGGGCGGCCCGGCCGCTCGCCGATCTGCGCCCGCTGGAGGACATGGTGGGCGCGGCGGCGATCGTCGGCGTCGGGGAAGCCACGCACAGCTCGCGGGAGTTCTTCCGCACCAAGAACCGCATCTTCCGGCAGCTGGTGGAGCACCGCGGTTTCACCACGTTCATGCTGGAGACGCCGTGGAGCAGCGGGGTGCGGCTCAACGCCTATGTGCTGCGCGGCGAGGGCGATCTGCGGCAGATCATGGAGGAGGAGTTCCAGAGTTCGTATCTGCTGTGGCGGACCCGGGAGTATCTGGACCTGCTGCGCTGGATGCGGCAGTACAACCTCCGCCGTCCGGACCGGCCGGTGCGGTTCGCGGGCAACGACTGCTCCTACGCGGGGCCCGAACTGTTCGACGCGGTGACCGCTCATGTCGCCGACCGCCGTCCGGAGCTGCTGCCCCGGCTGCGGGCGCTGTACGCGGCCTCCCGGCCCGTCGGCACCCTCCACGAGTGGACGGAGCGGTATCTGACCCGGCCGATACCGGAGCGGAGGGCGATGGCGGCGGAGGTGGCCGAGGCGCTGGAGCTGGTGGAGTCCGTCCCGGCGGGGACGGGGGCCGCCGCCCGGGAGCATGCCTGGGCCGTGCAGCACGCGCGGGCGATCGCCCAGGTCGGTGAGTTCTACACCCATGACTACTTCGCATCGGCCGAAGCGCGGGCGGAGATGATGCTCTACCGCGACCGGATCATGGCCGAGAACACGGTCCGCTGGCACCGGCTCACGGGCGAGAAGGTACTGCTGTCGGCGCACAACGGGCATGTGGGATACGAGTCCACGCGGCCCGATATGTACCCCCGGCTCCAGGGCGCCTTCATCCGGGATCTGATGGGCAGCGCCTATATATGTGCCGGTTTCACCTTCGGCCGGGGTTCGTTCAATGCCATGGACCTCGACGATCCCGCGGAGCCGATCCGCCGCTTCTCGGTGGGACCGGCCGCACCGGGCAGCAACGAGGAGACGCTGGAACGGGTCCGGCCGGGGAACGGGAACGGGAACGGGAACTACTACATCGACATGCGTACGGCGGCTCCGTCCGCGCGGCGCTGGCTGGGCCGCACCCGCCCCACCAGGAGCATCGGCAACTCCTGGCCGGAGGCGCCGCTCGACACGGATCTGCTGTCGTCCTACGACGTACTGATCCACCTCTCCCGGATCAGCGCGGCGGACCGGATCTGA
- a CDS encoding serine-threonine protein kinase, with the protein MPRWDVGPYQDIGFDRDGDVDPEQRHRLLGLEVTDLVMFAHGRNHSPVAAREMYEGFFAALPELVGRGVRPGFAGVGWPSMTFPDEPPGRPGVSGRLPGPPAGGGAAGEKVAGPVTAGGEGLDPTVRQSLVSLFPGHRETVARMGALLAERPESAAAVTEFGRLARRLAEAPAGGLESACFTDDLPGDEQGPPALLFEDPLSLCRRFAGVLERVESEAAGAGFRGAPGPGGEDPGRLGAGRGGLWHGGAGPAGVCRASGAPQVWRGARELLRQTTYYALKRRAGAVGELGLGPLLGQLARSRPALRVHLVGHGQGARLVAFALRGLPDGVRTVKSVTLLQGAFSHYAFATALPHAPGRSGALRAMEHRVDGPVVACHSRYDSALGALYPVASAPAHDGHSPVPAGSGDPRWWAMGHSGIHGVEGTVRLSLDEALAEGLPRSGCVSVDASSVVRDGAPPSGAHADVRRPELARLVVTAGRLGD; encoded by the coding sequence ATGCCGCGCTGGGACGTGGGACCGTATCAGGACATCGGCTTCGACCGGGACGGCGACGTCGATCCCGAGCAGCGGCACCGGCTGCTGGGACTGGAGGTCACCGACCTCGTGATGTTCGCCCATGGCCGGAACCACTCCCCCGTGGCGGCCCGGGAGATGTACGAGGGCTTCTTCGCCGCCCTGCCCGAGCTGGTGGGGCGGGGGGTGCGGCCGGGGTTCGCGGGCGTGGGGTGGCCGTCGATGACCTTCCCGGACGAGCCGCCCGGCCGGCCCGGGGTCTCCGGGCGGCTGCCGGGTCCACCGGCCGGGGGCGGGGCGGCCGGGGAGAAGGTCGCGGGCCCGGTGACCGCCGGGGGCGAGGGGCTGGACCCCACCGTCCGGCAGTCCCTCGTCTCCCTCTTCCCGGGGCACCGCGAGACCGTGGCCCGGATGGGGGCGCTGTTGGCGGAGCGGCCCGAATCGGCCGCGGCGGTCACCGAGTTCGGGCGGCTCGCGCGGAGGCTGGCCGAGGCGCCGGCGGGCGGGCTGGAGTCCGCCTGTTTCACGGACGATCTGCCCGGGGACGAGCAGGGGCCGCCCGCGCTGCTGTTCGAGGATCCGTTGTCGCTCTGCCGGAGGTTCGCCGGGGTGCTGGAACGGGTCGAGTCGGAGGCCGCCGGGGCCGGGTTCCGCGGTGCGCCGGGTCCGGGAGGCGAGGATCCCGGGCGCCTGGGTGCGGGGCGCGGGGGTCTGTGGCACGGGGGTGCGGGTCCGGCGGGGGTGTGCCGGGCCTCCGGGGCGCCGCAGGTCTGGCGCGGCGCCCGGGAACTGCTGCGGCAGACCACCTACTACGCGCTCAAGCGCCGGGCGGGCGCGGTCGGGGAGCTGGGGCTCGGCCCGCTCCTCGGGCAGCTCGCCCGCAGCCGCCCCGCGCTCCGGGTCCATCTGGTGGGCCACGGGCAGGGCGCCCGGCTGGTCGCGTTCGCGCTGCGCGGTCTCCCCGACGGCGTACGGACCGTGAAGTCGGTGACGCTGCTCCAGGGCGCCTTCTCGCACTATGCGTTCGCCACCGCACTGCCGCATGCCCCCGGGCGGTCCGGCGCGCTGCGGGCGATGGAGCACCGGGTGGACGGACCGGTGGTGGCCTGCCACTCGCGGTACGACAGCGCGCTCGGGGCCCTCTACCCGGTCGCCTCGGCCCCGGCGCACGACGGCCACTCCCCCGTGCCCGCCGGATCCGGGGACCCCCGCTGGTGGGCCATGGGGCACAGCGGTATCCACGGCGTCGAAGGGACGGTCCGGCTCTCGCTGGACGAGGCCCTCGCCGAGGGGTTGCCCCGGTCCGGCTGTGTGAGCGTGGACGCCTCTTCGGTGGTCCGCGACGGCGCCCCGCCGTCGGGCGCGCACGCCGATGTCCGCCGTCCGGAGCTGGCCCGGCTGGTGGTGACGGCGGGCCGGCTGGGCGACTGA
- the soxR gene encoding redox-sensitive transcriptional activator SoxR, translating to MPPPTDTISELTVGQLSQRSGAAVSALHFYESKGLIHSRRTSGNQRRYSRDTLRRVAFVRAAQRVGIPLSTIRDALAELPEERTPDREDWASLSRTWRRELDQRIKQLGRLRDTLTECIGCGCLSLETCALSNPEDAFGRQRPGSRLMPGPLWAAEDAKDASGPCDGGAAGDKASGPCESAEAQTAPDGRDGAG from the coding sequence GTGCCCCCACCTACCGACACCATCAGCGAACTCACGGTCGGCCAGCTTTCGCAGCGCAGCGGCGCGGCCGTGTCGGCCCTGCACTTCTACGAGTCCAAGGGGCTGATCCACAGCCGCCGGACCAGCGGAAACCAGCGCCGCTACAGCCGGGACACCCTGCGCCGGGTGGCGTTCGTACGGGCCGCGCAGCGCGTCGGTATCCCGCTGTCCACGATCCGCGACGCCCTGGCGGAGCTGCCGGAGGAACGGACCCCCGACCGCGAGGACTGGGCAAGCCTCTCCCGGACCTGGCGCCGTGAACTCGACCAGCGCATCAAACAGCTCGGGCGGCTGCGGGACACCCTGACCGAGTGCATCGGCTGCGGCTGCCTCTCCCTGGAGACCTGCGCCCTGTCCAACCCCGAGGACGCCTTCGGCCGTCAACGGCCCGGCTCCCGTCTTATGCCCGGTCCCCTGTGGGCGGCCGAGGACGCAAAGGACGCATCGGGACCCTGTGATGGAGGGGCGGCCGGGGACAAGGCTTCGGGTCCGTGCGAGTCGGCGGAGGCACAGACCGCACCGGACGGACGAGACGGAGCCGGGTGA
- a CDS encoding MaoC family dehydratase: MAEPRVFTSAAELQAGIDEPLGRSDWLEIDQKRIDLFAEATGDHQWIHVDPARAADGPFGTTVAHGYLTLSLLPLLVPQVLRVTSMKMGLNYGTDKVRFPAPVPVGSRLRAAVTLTRVETANDGGVQVTALVTVEREGGEKPVCVAESVSRYYF; encoded by the coding sequence ATGGCCGAGCCGAGGGTCTTCACCTCCGCCGCCGAACTGCAGGCCGGGATCGACGAGCCGCTGGGGCGGAGCGACTGGCTGGAGATCGACCAGAAGCGGATCGACCTCTTCGCGGAGGCGACCGGCGACCACCAGTGGATCCATGTCGACCCCGCACGGGCGGCGGACGGCCCGTTCGGAACGACCGTCGCCCACGGCTATCTGACGCTGTCGCTGCTGCCCCTGCTGGTCCCGCAGGTGCTTCGGGTCACCAGCATGAAAATGGGGCTGAACTACGGGACGGACAAGGTCCGCTTCCCCGCCCCCGTACCCGTGGGCTCGCGGCTGCGCGCCGCCGTCACCCTGACCCGTGTCGAGACGGCGAACGACGGCGGGGTGCAGGTGACCGCCCTGGTCACGGTGGAACGCGAGGGCGGCGAGAAGCCGGTGTGCGTGGCGGAGTCCGTATCGCGCTACTACTTCTGA
- a CDS encoding TetR/AcrR family transcriptional regulator, protein MTAADDTTPDCGGEDVPWGEVAPEAARRLLVAAVAAFAERGYHATTTRDIASRAGMSPAALYIHYKTKEELLHRISSIGHTRALEVLSTAVARGGTPGEKLAGAVSSFVRWHAGRHDTARVVQYELDALTPEHRTEIVALRRRSDAVVREIIHEGVESGEFDVPDVPGTTLAVLSLCIDVARWFNVNGRRTPEEVGALYADLVLRMVSARR, encoded by the coding sequence ATGACCGCGGCCGACGACACGACGCCCGACTGCGGGGGCGAAGACGTCCCGTGGGGCGAGGTGGCGCCCGAGGCCGCGCGCAGGCTGCTCGTCGCCGCGGTCGCGGCCTTCGCGGAGCGGGGCTACCACGCCACCACCACCCGCGATATCGCGAGCCGCGCCGGAATGAGCCCCGCCGCCCTCTACATCCACTACAAGACCAAGGAGGAGCTGCTCCACCGGATCAGCAGCATCGGTCACACCCGGGCGCTGGAGGTGCTGTCGACCGCCGTGGCGCGCGGCGGCACCCCGGGCGAGAAGCTGGCCGGTGCCGTCTCCTCCTTCGTGCGCTGGCACGCCGGACGCCATGACACGGCCCGGGTGGTCCAGTACGAGCTGGACGCACTGACCCCCGAGCACCGCACCGAGATCGTGGCCCTGCGGCGCCGCAGCGATGCCGTGGTCCGGGAGATCATCCACGAGGGGGTGGAGTCGGGCGAGTTCGACGTGCCGGACGTGCCCGGGACCACGCTGGCCGTGCTCTCCCTCTGCATCGACGTCGCCCGCTGGTTCAACGTCAACGGCAGGCGTACGCCCGAGGAGGTCGGCGCGCTCTACGCGGACCTGGTGCTGCGGATGGTCTCGGCCCGGCGCTGA
- a CDS encoding acyl-CoA dehydrogenase family protein — protein sequence MDLELNAEQSAVRRLAEDFVRREVAPYATAWDRAETVDRAIVGKLGALGFLGLAVDPDYGGSGGDHLTYCLVTEELGRGDSSVRGIVSVSLGLVTKTIAAWGDEEQKRTWLPRLTSGEALGCFGLTEPGTGSDAGNLTTRADRDGGDYLLTGTKMFITNGTWADVALVFARTGGAPGHRGISAFLVPADSPGLTRTPVHGKLGLRGQATAELVLDRVRVPASAMLGPEGKGFSVAMSALTRGRISVAAGCVGIAQAALDAAVGYAGEREQFGRPIAGHQLVQELISDISVDVAAARLLTWRAAGLADRGEDFATAASQAKLYASEAAVRAANNALQVYGGYGYIDEYPVGKLVRDARVMTLYEGTSQIQKLIIGRALTGVSAF from the coding sequence GTGGATCTGGAGCTGAACGCCGAGCAGTCGGCGGTACGCCGGCTGGCCGAGGACTTCGTACGCCGGGAGGTCGCCCCGTACGCCACGGCCTGGGACCGGGCCGAGACCGTCGACCGGGCCATCGTCGGGAAGCTGGGTGCCCTGGGCTTCCTCGGGCTGGCCGTCGACCCCGACTACGGCGGCTCGGGCGGTGACCATCTGACGTACTGTCTGGTCACCGAGGAGCTGGGGCGTGGCGACTCCTCCGTGCGGGGCATCGTCTCCGTCTCCCTCGGGCTGGTCACCAAGACCATCGCGGCCTGGGGCGACGAGGAGCAGAAGCGCACCTGGCTGCCGCGGCTCACCTCCGGCGAGGCGCTCGGCTGCTTCGGGCTGACGGAGCCCGGCACCGGCTCCGACGCCGGGAACCTGACCACCCGGGCGGACCGGGACGGCGGCGACTACCTCCTGACCGGCACCAAGATGTTCATCACCAACGGCACCTGGGCCGATGTGGCCCTGGTCTTCGCCAGGACCGGAGGCGCCCCCGGTCATCGCGGCATCTCCGCCTTCCTGGTCCCCGCGGACAGCCCGGGGCTGACCCGGACCCCCGTCCACGGCAAGCTCGGACTGCGCGGTCAGGCCACCGCCGAGCTGGTGCTCGACCGGGTGCGCGTCCCGGCGTCCGCGATGCTCGGGCCGGAGGGCAAGGGCTTCTCGGTCGCGATGTCCGCGCTCACCCGGGGCCGGATCTCCGTCGCCGCGGGCTGTGTGGGGATCGCGCAGGCCGCGCTGGACGCGGCCGTGGGCTATGCGGGTGAGCGGGAGCAGTTCGGCCGGCCCATCGCGGGCCATCAGCTCGTCCAGGAGCTGATCAGCGACATCTCCGTGGACGTGGCCGCCGCCCGGCTGCTGACCTGGCGGGCCGCGGGTCTGGCCGACCGGGGGGAGGACTTCGCCACCGCCGCGTCGCAGGCGAAGCTGTACGCATCCGAGGCGGCCGTCCGGGCGGCCAACAACGCGCTCCAGGTCTACGGTGGCTATGGCTATATCGACGAGTACCCGGTCGGGAAGCTGGTCCGGGACGCCCGGGTGATGACACTCTACGAAGGCACCAGCCAGATTCAGAAGCTGATCATCGGCAGGGCTCTGACCGGCGTCTCCGCCTTCTGA
- a CDS encoding TetR/AcrR family transcriptional regulator, giving the protein MARPRKPLLSRDRIVAAASALVDAEGLDAVSTRRLAAELGVSGPSLYNHFRTKDEILEVVADAVSDRIDLSMFDPDDGRDWPTALHDWAHSYRAALRAHPNIVPVFARGPGRRPAGLRIADAVFGAMVRAGWPPAQATRIGALMRYFITGSALGSFARGFVDDATAYDPAVYPHLGRAHLLAEHREQVDEGAFETGLRAIIDGLSVQYAALGR; this is encoded by the coding sequence ATGGCCCGACCCCGCAAGCCCCTCCTCAGCCGTGACCGCATCGTCGCCGCGGCAAGCGCGCTGGTGGACGCCGAGGGGCTCGACGCGGTCTCGACCCGCCGCCTCGCCGCGGAGCTGGGCGTCAGCGGCCCTTCGCTCTACAACCACTTCCGGACGAAGGACGAGATCCTCGAAGTGGTCGCGGACGCGGTCAGCGACCGGATCGACCTGTCGATGTTCGACCCGGACGACGGGCGCGACTGGCCGACCGCGCTGCACGACTGGGCGCACTCGTACCGCGCGGCCCTGCGGGCCCATCCGAACATCGTGCCGGTCTTCGCCCGCGGCCCGGGCCGCCGTCCGGCCGGGCTACGGATCGCCGACGCGGTGTTCGGCGCGATGGTGCGCGCGGGCTGGCCGCCCGCCCAGGCGACCCGGATCGGCGCGCTGATGCGCTACTTCATCACCGGCTCCGCCCTGGGCTCCTTCGCCCGGGGGTTCGTGGACGACGCGACGGCGTACGACCCCGCCGTCTATCCGCATCTGGGCCGCGCGCATCTGCTCGCGGAACACCGGGAACAGGTCGACGAAGGCGCGTTCGAGACGGGCCTGCGGGCGATCATCGACGGGCTTTCCGTCCAGTACGCGGCCCTGGGCCGGTAG
- a CDS encoding CitMHS family transporter: MLTILGFAMIATFLVLIMMKKMSPIAALVLIPALFCVLVGDGAKLGDYVIEGVGNLAPTAAMLMFAIVYFGVMIDVGLFDPIVRGILRFCKADPMRVVVGTAVLAAIVSLDGDGSTTFMITVSAMYPLYKRLKMSLVVMTGIAATANGVMNTLPWGGPTARAATALKLDAADIFVPMIPALLVGLLFVFILAYVLGLRERKRLGYLSLDEALETEKDSETVLVKTGSGTDKAASGTSGTAGSAGSAGSSGSSASVSGPGGDASDSAAAPGDDDADGFQGLDPNRSTLRPKLYWFNAGLTIALLTAMIMELLPIPVLFLLGAALALTVNYPNMAEQKARIGAHAENVLNVSGMVFAAAVFTGVLTGTGMVKSMADWLVDAIPQGMGPHMAIVTGLLSLPLTYFMSNDGFYFGVLPVLAEAGAAHGVSPLEIARASLVGQALHMSSPLVPAVYVLVGMAKVEFGDHTRFTVKWAALTSLVVLAAGVLFGII; this comes from the coding sequence ATGCTGACAATCCTCGGCTTCGCGATGATCGCGACCTTCCTGGTCCTGATCATGATGAAGAAGATGTCGCCCATCGCGGCGCTGGTCCTGATCCCCGCGCTTTTCTGCGTCCTCGTCGGCGACGGCGCCAAGCTGGGGGACTACGTCATCGAAGGCGTCGGCAATCTCGCGCCGACCGCCGCGATGCTGATGTTCGCCATCGTCTACTTCGGTGTGATGATCGACGTCGGTCTCTTCGACCCGATCGTCCGCGGCATTCTGCGGTTCTGCAAGGCCGACCCCATGCGGGTCGTGGTCGGTACGGCGGTGCTCGCCGCGATCGTCTCCCTCGACGGCGACGGCTCCACCACCTTCATGATCACCGTCTCGGCGATGTACCCCCTCTACAAGCGCCTGAAGATGAGCCTGGTCGTGATGACCGGCATCGCCGCCACGGCCAACGGCGTGATGAACACCCTCCCCTGGGGCGGCCCGACCGCCCGCGCCGCGACCGCGCTGAAGCTCGACGCCGCCGACATCTTCGTCCCGATGATCCCGGCGCTGCTGGTGGGTCTGCTCTTCGTCTTCATCCTCGCGTACGTCCTCGGTCTGCGGGAGCGCAAGCGCCTGGGCTACCTCTCCCTCGACGAGGCGCTGGAGACCGAGAAGGACTCCGAGACGGTCCTGGTCAAGACCGGCTCGGGCACCGACAAGGCTGCCTCCGGTACTTCTGGTACGGCTGGTTCCGCTGGTTCCGCTGGTTCTTCCGGTTCCTCCGCCTCCGTCAGCGGTCCCGGCGGCGACGCCTCCGACTCCGCGGCTGCCCCCGGCGACGACGACGCGGACGGCTTCCAGGGCCTCGACCCCAACCGGTCCACCCTGCGCCCCAAGCTCTACTGGTTCAACGCCGGTCTCACCATCGCCCTCCTCACGGCGATGATCATGGAGCTGCTCCCCATCCCGGTGCTGTTCCTGCTCGGTGCCGCCCTCGCGCTCACGGTCAACTACCCCAACATGGCCGAGCAGAAGGCCCGGATCGGCGCCCACGCCGAGAACGTCCTCAACGTCTCCGGAATGGTCTTCGCCGCCGCCGTCTTCACCGGAGTCCTCACCGGCACCGGAATGGTCAAGAGCATGGCGGACTGGCTGGTCGACGCCATCCCCCAGGGCATGGGCCCGCACATGGCCATCGTCACCGGTCTGCTGAGCCTGCCGCTCACGTACTTCATGTCCAACGACGGCTTCTACTTCGGCGTCCTGCCCGTGCTCGCCGAGGCCGGTGCCGCCCACGGGGTGTCCCCGCTGGAGATCGCCCGGGCGTCCCTCGTCGGCCAGGCGCTGCACATGTCCAGCCCGCTGGTGCCCGCGGTCTACGTCCTCGTCGGCATGGCCAAGGTGGAGTTCGGCGACCACACCCGGTTCACCGTCAAATGGGCGGCGCTCACCTCGCTCGTGGTCCTCGCCGCCGGAGTGCTCTTCGGCATCATCTGA
- a CDS encoding TetR family transcriptional regulator has protein sequence MPHPHLRREPVQARSAERLTRILDACAELLDESGYEELSTRTVAVRAGVPIGSVYRFFGNKRALVDALAARNLDRYDGRVAERVASLPPGDWRGLLDAVLDEYVLMKRTAPGFSLVDFGYRIPVGGPPAGAEHALADRLTGFLAARTGRDPDAGLRRTVLVAVEAADAVLQLAFRIADEGDPAVIAEARALLRAYLAGALDPEAAADPAG, from the coding sequence GTGCCCCACCCCCATCTACGGCGGGAACCCGTCCAGGCGCGCAGCGCGGAGCGGCTCACGCGGATTCTCGACGCCTGCGCCGAGCTGCTCGACGAGTCGGGGTACGAGGAGCTGTCCACCCGGACGGTCGCCGTGCGGGCGGGGGTGCCGATCGGATCCGTCTACCGGTTCTTCGGCAACAAGCGCGCGCTGGTGGACGCGCTCGCCGCCCGTAACCTCGACCGGTACGACGGGCGGGTCGCCGAACGGGTGGCGTCGCTGCCCCCGGGCGACTGGCGCGGACTGCTGGACGCGGTGCTCGACGAGTACGTCCTGATGAAGCGGACCGCCCCGGGGTTCTCCCTGGTGGACTTCGGGTACCGGATTCCCGTCGGCGGCCCGCCCGCGGGTGCCGAGCATGCGCTCGCCGACCGGCTCACCGGCTTTCTCGCGGCCCGGACCGGCCGGGATCCGGACGCCGGGCTGCGCCGGACCGTCCTGGTCGCCGTCGAGGCGGCGGACGCGGTGCTCCAGCTCGCCTTCCGGATCGCGGACGAGGGGGACCCTGCGGTCATCGCGGAGGCGCGGGCGCTGTTGCGGGCCTATCTGGCCGGGGCCCTCGACCCCGAGGCGGCCGCGGATCCGGCGGGCTGA
- the hmgA gene encoding homogentisate 1,2-dioxygenase — protein MSGSGQTARRPEGAAGGGGAVERAREIAGSLEYTGGFGNEHASEALPGALPVGRNSPQRAPHGLYAEQLSGSAFTEPRAVNRRSWLYRIRPSAAHPPLHRTDNGKVRSGPFTEAIPDPNRLRWNPLPDPAPGTDWLAGLWTLGGNGDPAERSGMAVHLYHANAPMTDRVFGNSDGELLIVPESGGLLLVTELGRLAARPGEVALIPRGVRFRVELLDERARGYVCENYGRPFQLPDLGPIGANGLAHPRDFLAPVAAYEDVERPVEVVTKYCGQLWAATYDHSPLDVVAWHGNHVPYVYDLNRFNVIGTISYDHPDPSIFTVLTSPTDTPGLADVDFVVFAPRWLVGEDTFRPPYFHRNVMSEYMGLIQGAYDAKTAGEGGFVPGGGSLHPMMSAHGPDRETFERASAAELKPQKLDDGLAFMFETRRPVVVTRQAAEARHRQKEYDSVWQGLERHFPS, from the coding sequence ATGAGCGGAAGCGGGCAGACGGCACGGCGGCCCGAAGGGGCGGCGGGCGGCGGCGGGGCGGTCGAGCGGGCGCGGGAGATCGCGGGGTCGCTGGAGTACACCGGGGGATTCGGCAACGAACATGCGTCCGAGGCGCTGCCCGGGGCGCTGCCGGTCGGGCGGAACTCGCCCCAGCGCGCACCGCACGGCCTCTACGCCGAGCAGCTCAGCGGCTCCGCCTTCACCGAGCCGCGGGCGGTCAACCGGCGTTCGTGGCTCTACCGGATCCGGCCGTCGGCCGCGCATCCGCCGCTGCACCGGACCGACAACGGGAAGGTGCGCAGCGGCCCGTTCACCGAGGCGATCCCCGACCCGAACCGGCTGCGCTGGAACCCCCTGCCCGACCCCGCGCCGGGTACGGACTGGCTGGCCGGGCTCTGGACCCTGGGCGGCAACGGCGACCCCGCCGAGCGCTCCGGCATGGCCGTGCACCTGTACCACGCGAACGCGCCCATGACGGACCGGGTGTTCGGCAACTCCGACGGCGAGCTGCTGATCGTCCCGGAGTCCGGCGGGCTGCTGCTGGTGACCGAGCTGGGCAGGCTCGCGGCGCGCCCCGGGGAGGTCGCACTGATCCCCCGCGGCGTACGGTTCCGGGTCGAGCTGCTGGACGAGCGGGCCCGCGGCTACGTCTGCGAGAACTACGGCCGGCCGTTCCAGCTGCCCGACCTCGGCCCGATCGGCGCCAACGGTCTGGCCCATCCCAGGGACTTCCTCGCCCCCGTCGCCGCGTACGAGGACGTCGAGCGCCCGGTCGAGGTCGTCACCAAGTACTGCGGCCAGCTGTGGGCCGCGACGTACGACCACTCGCCGCTCGACGTCGTCGCCTGGCACGGCAACCATGTGCCGTACGTCTACGACCTGAACCGCTTCAACGTCATCGGCACCATCTCCTACGATCACCCGGACCCGTCGATCTTCACGGTCCTCACCTCCCCCACCGACACCCCCGGCCTCGCGGACGTCGACTTCGTCGTCTTCGCCCCGCGCTGGCTGGTCGGCGAGGACACGTTCCGCCCGCCGTACTTCCACCGCAACGTGATGAGCGAGTACATGGGCCTCATCCAGGGCGCGTACGACGCGAAGACCGCGGGCGAGGGCGGTTTCGTCCCGGGCGGCGGGTCGCTGCACCCGATGATGTCGGCCCACGGGCCCGACCGGGAGACCTTCGAGCGGGCGAGCGCGGCCGAGCTGAAGCCGCAGAAGCTGGACGACGGGCTCGCCTTCATGTTCGAGACCCGGCGGCCCGTGGTGGTCACCCGGCAGGCCGCGGAGGCCCGGCACCGCCAGAAGGAGTACGACAGCGTGTGGCAGGGTCTGGAGCGACACTTCCCGTCCTGA